The window TAATAGATTCACCTTCTCTTTAGCAAGCAGATCCTATCCGCAGCGTTTCTTTCACTTTTGCGCATAAATCTCGTCCACAGGATGATTTATGCAACAAGGCCGAATATCAAAGTAATGATTTGAAATTTAAATGCTTAAATGAATATCAAATCGACTTTGATATTGTTAAAAGCCCAAGAGCAAGAAGATGGGTTAGAGTAATAGAGGGGCAGTCGATAGATTTATCAAAGATAATAGATAATGGCTTCAAAGCACTGCCTAAAAGATGGATTGTCGAGAGAACTTTCGCTTGGATTAATCGTTATAGAAGACTTTCAAAAGAATATGAATATTTGCCAGCTACAAGCGAAAGCTGGACTTATCTTTCTATGATTCGTCTAATGTTAAAACGCATAGCTGCTACATTTTAGGTTTTAAGACACCCTCTAATAAAGATTTTACTGAGAAAAGAAAAGCATGGGTTTAGTCTGCTTGGTGACCAAACCTTTTGAGAGAAAATCCATGCATCACAGACGTGATTGGGGCAAGTATAACAGAGAGCTTGTAAATCGAGGCAAGATCAATTTCTGAGGCAGTCGACAAGTCCTTAAAACTTGGAAAGCTAAAAAACAAAAAAAATGGACGTCCTTTCATATATGGAGAGGACTTCATTAAAGCGATGTGCTTTATCCGTTTCAAGCTCCGCTTAAGCCTGCGAGAGACAGAAGGCTTTTTCCTCTCTCTATTAATGATGCTGACCACTGTTTGCAAAGTTTCTTGCTATACACAAATTTGTCGTCGTATGAAAACCCTTTCCCCGCTCTCTGAACTTCTTCAGAGAAAGGATGTAACGGATATTGTTCTTGATACTACAGGACTTAAAGTTTATGGAGCAGGAGAATGGAGAGCTAAAAAGTATAAAAGTAAGAGGAGATGGAAAAAACTTCATCTGAATGGACCTTGAAACTGGCAAGCTAATGCTTGCAGAAATTACAAATGAATATGTCCATGATACACAGTATCTTGAAAAGGTACTTCAAAGAGCAAATCGACGAAAAGGAAAGGTACTGTTTGATGGAATTGCAGATAGCAAACAATGTTATCAAATGGCTCAAAAATATAATAAACGATTGCTAACTCCTCCAAAAACTGGAGCTGTTTTGAGGAAAGAAAGTGGTTATGAAAAGAGGAATGAAGCAATCCAAATCATTCGTCGTCTAGGCGGAGATAAGCAAGCTAAATCTATATGGTCCAAGCTTATAGGATACAACAGAAGAGTGGTAGTGGAGAGTATGGTCTCACGCTGAAAGCAGTTATTTGGAGGTAGTTTAAGAAGTCATTGTGAGAGAAGGAAAAAGGTAGAAGTGCAACTAAAAGCTGGAATGATTAACAGCTTGATAAGATTGCCTGATTCGTTCACTTATGCTGTCGCATAAGTGAACGAACAGTCGGGGCTCGCCAAAGCTAACGCAATGGCTCGCCTCTATCTAAGGATTGTGCAACAATCCCGCCCAAGGCTAATCTTTTATTTAATTACTTAGGCACCGATTTATTTGAGACTCCAGCCGCTAAAACCTGATTCTGAAAAGCTCGTCATGCTTTCATGCTCGAGTTTTAATTTAAAAGTGACTATATCATTATCTCTGTCATCTTCCAAAGTCAGAGAAAATTCTTGGTAAATTTCATCTTCTGGATCAGGTTCTTCTAATGCTATATCTTCAAGTTCTTTAACTTTAAAAGTATAATCAGCATCGATCGTTGCCGAATCATTAATTTTGGCTAGAGCCTTCTTCATATCACCAACGGTCTCAATTTGAATTGGCGAAGAATTTTGTTTTGGCTTTAGTTTGGATTCCAATATAGCTGAAGCTGTATTCCAATCTTTGAAGCCGAATATTTGCGAAATCAGCTCAAGACTGTGGCTGTGCGAAATATCCGCTCCACATTTTTCTTTTAGGAACGTACGGATTAGGGTTGCCTTTTCTTTAAGGCGTTCTTTTGTATGAATAGACACGGTTTCAACCTTTTTATTTTTGGACTTTATTTCTTTGCTCGCGTTAAGAAGTCGTCCTAAAAAAGTTGTTTTGACTTTAAGACATTAGAAATTTTCACCTAGGCCAATGGCTGCGAGCGGCTGGATATTTCTCAAAACCGCTTTTAGGATATTACTTTGTTGGTTTTGTAGCAACATCAAATCAACAGCCCTTTAGTTGTTGGGTAAAGTTCCTTTCCAATATTAACCCAAATGGGAAACACGCCAATCGACATCTATAGAGTATTTCCCGTTTTGATTTTTCTTTTTTCCCGAGGTGGGAGAAAATTCATCTTCGGAATCCTGAGCTAATTCATCCAAATATGAGAATTCGATTCGTTTCGAATTCTCATAAATCAACACTAGCATATGCCCTCATAGCTGAAGAGCTTTTTTAGTTTCTGCCAAATCGTATATCGTTCTTAATTCAACCAAATGACCATTAGCAATTTTTCCTAAGACAGCCTCGAAAACACTATTTTTGCTTTTGGTATGATATTGCAAAATGATAGCAAAATGCTCATTGCCCAATCCTTTAAATTTTATTATAAGATCAAAACTAAGAATCTTTGAAAGAGAAGTTTTTTGATAAATTGAGGTCTTTTGAAATTTATCTATGAACTCTTGTCGACTACTACTGCGCCAAAATGGAGAAATGAATTGAAAGTCTTTCCCTAAGATATGTGCATTTAAATGACCTTGAACAAGCCATGCTTCCGTTAGATTAGTAATTTCTTACATCGCAAAATTTTTAGACATTTGCTCAACTCATTTTTTTCAGAATTCTCTCAAAAAGTAAGTCCGAGAAGGTAGCAGGAAAGTGCGGAAAACTAAATAGTTTTTACTGCAGTTTTATCCAGTCTAGTGCGTAAATATTGGGTAATCGAGTTTTGCACAATCAATTTTCGGATGAGAGTTTTGAGTTGTATGTCTCTAAAAACAAAGGGCTTCAGTCGTAAAACTGAAGCCCTAAAATTGAATGGAGGTGGAGAGAATTGAACTCTCGTCCTTAGCAAACTCCATATTAACCACTACATGCTTAGCGCTCTGAACAGCAACTAACCTTAATGCAGAACGCGGTCATTCAAGGCTAGTTCGCTTCAATTGATCTCGGAGTACTCAACTCTGAAGCTGAAGGTAAGTACTCCATACCAAGTTAATAACGATAGATTCTAAAGTCCTCGGTCCAACTTTAGGCTATCGAGCAAGTTAGTCTGTTAGGACTAAGCTGCTATTGCGAGTTTTGGTTCGGCAATTATATGTTTTATCGGATGATTAAGGAGGCCAACCGACATCCTCCGCATGCAATCAATACTTCATTTCCAAGTCGAAACCGTGACACCCCCGATTTAATAATAACAGGAAGGCTTAATTCAAGCAAATCACTCTTTCCAATATAAGTTGATCAATAGGAAAAAATTTAGGAAGCCTCTCCAAAGAAGCTGTGAATAGTACATTAAAAATTTCGTCATAAGGTTTGAGTGTTTAAGAGTATAGGAGCTTCTCTCTTATTTTTTAAGTATTTACGGGAGGATGATGTAACCGTTCCACTCAAAAGAGTTTAGCTCTTTAAATGAGGAGCGATTGCCAAACATCCTGGCAAAAATCTTTTTGGTCGGGTAGAATGTCTCTTTTCCAAGCTTAAGAGAATAGTCGCTTAGGCTTTATTTTCACCTTTAACCAAGATAATCGTATGTTTGATGAGCTTGTAGATGAAACTTTTGACCAAAGAGAACAAAAAATCTTAGAGTTTTGGGCGCAAAAGCATATTTTTGAACGATCCATAGAGAAAGAAAATAGCCAACCCTTTTCTTTTTATGATGGCCCTCCGTTCGCTACAGGTTTACCTCATTACGGGCATTTACTAGCCGGCACAATCAAAGATGTCGTGCCGCGTTATAAAACCATGAAGGGCTTCCGTGTGCAGCGTCGTTTTGGTTGGGACTGTCATGGACTGCCGATTGAACAAGAGATTGAAAAGGCCCAAAACCTATCCGGAGCTCTTTCTATTCAAGAATTTGGTATTGCACGCTTTAACGAAGAATGTCGCAAGATCGTTTTAAGATACACTAAAGAGTGGGAAACGATTGTGAAGCGGATGGGGCGATGGGTAGACTTTTCCAACACATACCGTACGATGGATCTATCTTTTATGGAAACTGTTTGGTGGGTTTTTAAACAGCTTCATGATAAAGGCCTGGTCTATGAAGGCTATAAAGTGATGCCTTTTTCGGCAAAATTAGGAACCCCTCTTTCCAATTTCGAAGCCGGTGAAAATTACAAGGAAGTGGATGATCCTGCCATTACAGTAGCGTTTTCCCTTCAGGATGAGCCAGAAGTATCGCTTCTCGCCTGGACAACGACTCCTTGGACTCTTGTTTCTAACTTAGCTTTAATGGTGGGGCCGGACATTCAATATGTAAAAATTCGCGAGGAAAAAACCGGACGCCTCTACATTCTCGCTGCCAGCCGCCTTTCGAGCTTTTTTAAAAATGAAGAAGAGTACGCTGTCTTGAATACCTACCTAGGAGAAGAGCTTGTAGGTAGAACCTACCGTCCTCTTTTTGACTATTTCAAAGAGCGAGCAGAGAAAGGGGCCTTCAGAGTTATTGCTGATTCTAACGTCTCTTTGGATGAAGGAACAGGAATTGTTCACACAGCTCCAGCTTTTGGAGAGGTGGATTTTTATGCTTGCCAAAAAGAGGGCATTGAACTTGTCTGCCCAGTAGACAATAACGGGCTATTTACCTCAGAAGTTCCTGACTACCTTGGTCTTTTTGTTAAAGATGCTGATAAAGACATTATCAAACGCCTAAAGGCAGAGGGGCGTCTTTATCATCAAGCAACGATTCATCACCGCTATCCTTTCTGTTGGAGATCGGACACCCCTCTCATTTATAAAGCTGTAAGTACTTGGTTCGTGTCCGTTGAAAAAGTCAAAACGAAAATGTTAGCTGCTAATGAGCAGATTCACTGGACACCTGGGCATATTAAATATGGCCGCTTTGGAAAATGGCTGGAAGGAGCGCGAGATTGGTCAATCGGACGTAATCGTTATTGGGGAACGCCAATTCCACTCTATCGTTCAGAGGATGGGGAAGTACTGGCGATAGGGAGCATCAGCGAATTGGAAGAGTTAACTGGAGCAAAAGTTCAGGATTTACATCGCCACTTTATCGATGATTTAACGTTCACAAAAGATGGCAAGCAATTCAAGCGCATTTCCGAAGTTTTCGATTGCTGGTTTGAGTCCGGTTCTATGCCTTACGCTCAAAATCATTATCCTTTTGAAAATCAAGCCTACTTTGAAGAAAATTTTCCTGCTGATTTTATTGCTGAAGGACTAGATCAAACGCGAGGCTGGTTTTACACGTTAACTGTTTTGGCTGCTAGTTTATTTGATAAGCCAGCCTTTAAAAATGTGATTGTTAACGGTATTATTTTAGCTGAAGACGGCACGAAAATGTCTAAAAGGCTAAAAAATTATCCTGACCCTATGGAAGTTGTGCATAAATATGGTGCTGATGCCGTTAGGCTATACATGATGCACAGTCCAGCTGTAAAGGGGGATGACTTATGCTTTTCAGAAGGTGGTGTGGAGCTAGTTTTACGGCAGATACTGCTTCCTATGTGGAATGCTTATAGTTTCTTTTTGACTTATGCAAACGTATATGCTTGGTGTCCTGAAATGCGAACGAAAGAAAAGGATGCTTTGATCGATCATTGGTTAGTTTCTATTAGCCAAAAGCTTGTGCATGAGGTAGAAAATGGCATGGACAATTATGATCTTAGCTTAGCAGTAGAGCCATTTGTGGGCTTTGTAGACCAATTGACGAATTGGTACATTAGAAGGAGTCGTCGCCGATTTTGGTCTGATGAGGATTCTGCAGATCGTCGACAAGCTTTTACAACGTTATATGAAGTTTTACTCAACCTTGTAAAAATTGCAGCACCTTTCGTCCCTTTTATAAGCGAGGCGATCTACCGCAATTTAAGGACAGCTGAAATGCCAGAATCTGTGCATTTAGCAGATTTCCCTATCTACCATCAAGAATTGCGCAATGAACAGTTAGAGCAGGGAATGGCTGCAATACAGCGTGTCGTGAGCCTGGGACATGGCTTGCGTAAAGAAAACAAGCTAAAAGTAAGACAGCCTCTTGCGCTTGCTGAGATTGCATGTAAATCGGCTAACGAGTTAGAGTTTTTACAAAGCCAGCAGCATTTAATAGCAGAAGAACTAAATGTGAAAAAGGTTCTCTTTCATCATGATGATTCACAATTTGTATTGTTAAGGGCGAAACCAAATTTTAGAGTGCTTGGTAAAAAAATTGGGAAGCTAATGCAGCAAGCGAATTTTGCGATTTCCCAGTTTTCTCACGATCAGCTAGAATCTTTCCTTGAAGGACAAAGCCTTTCTATCGATTTAGAAGGGCAACAGATTGTTTTAGGAGCGGAAGATGTCCAAGTTGAACGTATTGTTAGAGAAGGACTGATTGCAGCAACAGAAAATGAGATCACAATTGCTTTAGAGACGACATTAAATGAAGAGTTGTTAATGGAAGGATTGGCAAGAGAAATCGTTAATAAGGTCAACACAATGCGTAGAGAAGCCAAATTGGAAGTAAGTGATCGCATCCATTTGCAAATAGAAGCTTCGGAGCGTGTAAAAAGAGCCTTCGATGGGCATAGGGAATATATTGTAAACGAAGTGCTTGCAAGTAGGGTTGACTTTGAGAAATGCGAGGGCACGGAGTGGGATTTAAATGGAGAACTTGCTAAGATAACTATTTCAAAAAAACTCAGTTATCCCAATAGTTAAATGTACTTGCCTGGCAAGTTTGAGTTTTTGGATTGAAAAAAATTTAGAATAACAGTAATTTTGCTAACTTATCTAGGGCGAATAATAGCCAATTAGCAATTTCTTGTTGTTGAACCGTTAAATATTAAACGATGAAGAGGGGTATGGAAACAATTTCTGCTGATAAAGTGGGAGATCAGATTACAGATGTAATCAGCCGCGCAACAAAAGATTTAAAACAGTTTCGTATAACTTCTTCAGAAGGTGCTGTTGTTCTTTTGCCAGAGGAAATGTATGATCGCTTAGTAGTTACGCTTGAATTGCTTTCGACACCGGGTTTACTCGAGATGATGGAATCTAAGAATCCTGACTCACCTACACTAAATGTTCCTGCTACAATGTCATAGATTTAAGGTCCTTTCTAAACAGCTTTAGAAAGGACAAATTTTTTTTCTTCTTCAGCTTGCATCCATTTTAACTCTGTAAAATTCGCCCCTTTCTCAAAAATTTTTATCTGAATAAGGCTTTTAATTTATTCCCTAATAGGCAGAATCATTGCATTTAGGAAACTTAATTTTTTCCTTCTCTTTATAAATTAGCATGAAAGAAAACTGTAGGGGAGTAAAAGGGGGCAGTCAGTCATTGTTTAATGGGATGTTGGTGTAGCTTTAAGATGTTGTTTTTAAGCGCTATTCAAAACTTAAATCCTTTTCTGAGCTAAAGGAAACAAAAGTAAACCCCTTCTGCAACCATTTTAATCATGTTAAGAGCTTGAAGTTTTTCAAGCATGGGAAGAGTGCAAAGTTCTTCTACTAAGTTAAGTATACTCCTTCTAATTTATCTAAATTCTAGCACACCTCGGAAGCTAGGATGGATTTTCATAGAAAGTACAGTTAAGATGATTGGAACTTTGCACTTTTAATCAAACAAGCGATCAAATAATAAGTGACAACCAGAAAAAAAGCTACCTTGGCAAATCCATTGGTGCTAAAAAGGCCTACCATTCCTGCCATGGTTAGGTGCGTCACTTAAAACCTTTAACATATTATTTGACCCCTCTATTCATGCTAAAAATACTACTATTCGCGCTAATAGTACTACTATTCATGCTAATACTACGACCATCTATGCTCATGGAACCAGTGAGGTTGCCAGATCCATCTCGGTCTTTAATGAGATCGCCTGACATGCCACTATGCACTATATCATTTGGATTAAAAACATGCTCTTTGAAAAAAGCAGGTATTTCATAGGGTGCAATTGTGAAATAAACACGCTCTGCTCTCTGTGTAGAAAATATTGGAGAAAAGCCGACCGATTCAACAACTGTTCTAACTTTGTCTTCTGTAGAATTTTTTACAAAAAAATAATTCTCTTCTACGCCCAGTTTAATGTCGCAAGTTTCAAAGGCTTGTTGGAGTCTATTTACTTCTGTAGCTAGATAAGACATCTTTACTCCTAAATTTTTATGATTGTCTAAAAGGTGTTTAGAATACTTAAACTACACAAAAATGCAGTTTATAACAACTGTAAATAAGTTAGCTAGAATAGTCAATGTTTAATAGATACCTGAAGAAGAACTTCGGCAAAAATCTTAAATTAAATGAATCAAATCTACAACTATTTCTTTTTTCAAATCAAAATAAAATATTTACTTGTCGTTAATTAAATACTTTAAAGTCATAAAATCTTTTCGTTTAAAGAGTTCTGTGTTCGCTGTCATAAAAAATTTGAAAAATTAGTAATCATTTAAATAATTTTTCGTTTGTATAAATATTTATAAAAAAAAGGATTTGTAATATATGTAATTAATAAATAAATGGCAGGATTACAATGACGTTTTCAAATGTTTTTTGTATAAATAAGCCTGTTCTAAACAATTATTATTGTGAAGAAAAATTAAAACGTTCAGTGAATAACAAAAATTATAAAGCAGATAGCGTCAAAAATTCTATTTTTCAAAACAATTCGTGTGCAAAAAAAATGAAAATCAAACCTAAACCTTTGGTTAATGAAAATGCAAAGGAAAAAACACAAGTTTTATCAAAAAATAGATTCCCTCTAGAAAGAAGGCATAATTATCAGTCATTAAATGAATCAACGAAAACTAAAAATAGTGAACAACTAGAATGCCTTGCATTAGAAAAAAACTTTTTAAAGTTTAACACAAAAAAAATTGAATTAAAAAAGTTTACTCAGCAGAAAATAACCGAAGCTACAACTATTGATGAAGTGGAAGTGGTCATTGTAACAAACATTATCGGCGAGAAAGAAGTTTGGATTAAAAATGTGGATTTTTTGGAGCGCATCAAAGTTCAGTTGAACTTGGAAGAGAGTAGCATCTGTTCGTTAAATGCAGATGCTTGGGGTAAATTAAAAGAGGAAATCACACAACACCATCCCAATCTGTTTGGATCAAGAGATGAGCCTTTCTATAGCGATAATCGTAAGAACCTCATTTTTGAAAGATTGAAATCGGGAACTAAAATTGAAGTTAGAGCAAAACTTCTACCATTGAAGTTTAGCGATCCAATGATAGAAGAAGCCTCGCAACCTCTCGAATTTCCTAGCAGGGCTATAATCAGGCATTTAAGCACGTTGTTTTTTCATAATGCAATAGAATTGCCTGACGATCGTCGATTGTGCGTGTTGCTTCTACGTGAATATTTAAAATGGGCTTTGAAAGCTTATCTTGTTTTAAAAGATGCCCTTTCCAAAGAAAATTGCCTTAGAGAAGTCTCTTTGGTGTCTTTAAAGGAAAAAATCGCGTGTTGGGCGGAATCGATCCCACCTATTATTCTTAAGGTGACAACGGATCCTCAACTATTTAGAGGCGATCTTAGACAAATGACCCTCAATATCTTAGCCATTCACTTTTACCACACTACAGAAAAAATAAATGGTTCTGTAGGTGAAAGCTCCACAATCCAAGTGTAGCACTTGATTTCACCCTTACGTAGGTAAATTAAGGATTTTCTACGTTTAGAATCTGATGCTAACAAGTCCCGATCGTTATCTGAAAGAGAAGCTAACGCCTTTTTGCACAGAAATATGTATAAAGGCATGGGTAAGGTGGGAAAAGTTTTTTGGTTTTTCCATCATAAAAACTTTATGAATACAAAATCCTGTTTTCTTTAATAGCAATCGCTAGTTCTTCATAGTCGTCATAAGCCCAGAACTTTTGATCCTGTAAAGATAATCTTCTCAAATTAGAGTGAATTAAAAAATCTAATTTACGGTTCTTTTACTGGTAGAGCTTTTGGATTCATGGCAATGCCAGCTGAAACTCTCACCAATTAAAAAGTTTGAAATGGCTGTCTTTGGTTGTAAAAATTGAATTGTTCTAATGTCTATAACAATTTTTCTGTATTTACAATTAGAAGCAAGGATATCGAGGGGGGGGGGTATAATTAAAATATTTAATTTATGTAAGCTTATTTTTTATTCCTCTCCACATTTAGATTAGATGTATGAAAAATTTATCTTTAAAATTTTGTAGCGCAGCATTATCTTTTTCTTAAAATATACCTTATAAGAGGAGTCATGATGGAATTGACACTTGAAGAAGAAAAAATTCGGACACGC of the Chlamydiales bacterium STE3 genome contains:
- a CDS encoding Uncharacterized protein (Product derived from UniProtKB/Trembl:D6YUU1) → METISADKVGDQITDVISRATKDLKQFRITSSEGAVVLLPEEMYDRLVVTLELLSTPGLLEMMESKNPDSPTLNVPATMS
- a CDS encoding Isoleucine--tRNA ligase (Product derived from UniProtKB/Swiss-Prot:Q6MDY1;Gene name derived from UniProtKB/Swiss-Prot:Q6MDY1;EC number derived from UniProtKB/Swiss-Prot:Q6MDY1) — protein: MFDELVDETFDQREQKILEFWAQKHIFERSIEKENSQPFSFYDGPPFATGLPHYGHLLAGTIKDVVPRYKTMKGFRVQRRFGWDCHGLPIEQEIEKAQNLSGALSIQEFGIARFNEECRKIVLRYTKEWETIVKRMGRWVDFSNTYRTMDLSFMETVWWVFKQLHDKGLVYEGYKVMPFSAKLGTPLSNFEAGENYKEVDDPAITVAFSLQDEPEVSLLAWTTTPWTLVSNLALMVGPDIQYVKIREEKTGRLYILAASRLSSFFKNEEEYAVLNTYLGEELVGRTYRPLFDYFKERAEKGAFRVIADSNVSLDEGTGIVHTAPAFGEVDFYACQKEGIELVCPVDNNGLFTSEVPDYLGLFVKDADKDIIKRLKAEGRLYHQATIHHRYPFCWRSDTPLIYKAVSTWFVSVEKVKTKMLAANEQIHWTPGHIKYGRFGKWLEGARDWSIGRNRYWGTPIPLYRSEDGEVLAIGSISELEELTGAKVQDLHRHFIDDLTFTKDGKQFKRISEVFDCWFESGSMPYAQNHYPFENQAYFEENFPADFIAEGLDQTRGWFYTLTVLAASLFDKPAFKNVIVNGIILAEDGTKMSKRLKNYPDPMEVVHKYGADAVRLYMMHSPAVKGDDLCFSEGGVELVLRQILLPMWNAYSFFLTYANVYAWCPEMRTKEKDALIDHWLVSISQKLVHEVENGMDNYDLSLAVEPFVGFVDQLTNWYIRRSRRRFWSDEDSADRRQAFTTLYEVLLNLVKIAAPFVPFISEAIYRNLRTAEMPESVHLADFPIYHQELRNEQLEQGMAAIQRVVSLGHGLRKENKLKVRQPLALAEIACKSANELEFLQSQQHLIAEELNVKKVLFHHDDSQFVLLRAKPNFRVLGKKIGKLMQQANFAISQFSHDQLESFLEGQSLSIDLEGQQIVLGAEDVQVERIVREGLIAATENEITIALETTLNEELLMEGLAREIVNKVNTMRREAKLEVSDRIHLQIEASERVKRAFDGHREYIVNEVLASRVDFEKCEGTEWDLNGELAKITISKKLSYPNS
- a CDS encoding hypothetical protein (Product derived from UniProtKB/Trembl:F8L7Y7;Putative transposase for transposon Tn903): MDLETGKLMLAEITNEYVHDTQYLEKVLQRANRRKGKVLFDGIADSKQCYQMAQKYNKRLLTPPKTGAVLRKESGYEKRNEAIQIIRRLGGDKQAKSIWSKLIGYNRRVVVESMVSR
- a CDS encoding Transposase, IS5 family, OrfB (Product derived from UniProtKB/Trembl:Q4E7A2), whose translation is MKFKCLNEYQIDFDIVKSPRARRWVRVIEGQSIDLSKIIDNGFKALPKRWIVERTFAWINRYRRLSKEYEYLPATSESWTYLSMIRLMLKRIAATF